The genomic segment CTTCATGCTCTGGGCCGCCCCTTCCTCGCCATGGACCACAAACACCTTCCGCGGGGGCGCGGTGAAATTTTCCATCCAGGCCAGGATTTCCTCATAATCCGCATGCGCCGACATGTTGTCCAGTTGCACGATCTGGGCCTGAACCGGCCACATTTCGCCATGAATCTTGATTTCCTTCTCCCCGCGCACCAGCCGGTCCCCCCGGGTACCGCCGGCCTGAAACCCTGCCAAAAGAATGGTATTGCGCGCATCACCGAGATAGTGTTTCAAATGGTGCAACACACGTCCGCCCGTCGCCATGCCGCTGGCGGAAACGATTACTTTCGGCATACTGTTGGTTCTGGTATAGATGGCCTTAGACTGTTCCACCGTCCGGGTATAGTCCGCCACACCGCACACCTCCATGCATAACTTCTGTGGCAAACGGTGATCGTTTAAATGCCGACACAGCAAGCTAGAGACATTGATCGCCATCGGGCTGTCCAGGAAAATCGGCAGATTTGCCGGAATCCGGCCCTGCCGTTTCAATTCATAAAGATAATACAGGATCATCTGGGCCCGCCCCACAGCAAAGGACGGGATAACCACCGTACCACCCCGGATTATTGTTTCCTGAATGATGTGCTCAAGATCATCCACAGGATCCGTCGCGCCATGACGGCGATCGCCATAGGTGGATTCCACAATCAGATAATCGGCATTCTGTATCTTGGCCGGTTCTTTCATGACTGGGTCGTTTGGCCGGCCAATATCGCCTGAGAACAAGACGGAGGGGCCGTTTTCCTGAGTGATCCTGACAAAGGACGCCCCCAGGATATGTCCTGCCCGGTGCAGCGTGAACCCCAGTTCCTCGCTCAAGGCGTGGAACTGTCCGAAATCCACTGGCCGGAAATGCTGAAGCGCGTCGCGGGCTTCCTTTGCCGTGTACAAGGGCAAGGCAGGCTTATGCCGCGTATAACCGTACCGGTTGGCACGCTCGGCATCTTCTTCCTGAATGCGCCCGGAATCAGGCAACAGGATTTTACACAGCTCAAACGTGCTCTCGGAACAATATATCGGTCCTTTGAACCCGGCTCGGGCCAGTTTGGGGATATAGCCACTGTGATCCAGATGGGCATGGGTCAACACCAGCGCATCAATATCCCGGGGATTGACCGGCAACACATTCCAGTTTCGCAGGCGAAGCTGTTTGTGTCCCTGAAACAGGCCGCAGTCAATCAGGATTTTCCGGCCCTCGGCCTGGAGCAGGAATTTTGACCCGGTAACGGTTCCCGTTGCGCCTAAAAATGTGAGTTTCATCAAACGATCCTTGGTTCTGTATTATGAGAGTTTGGTGATCACGCCGTCCGGGGACAGGGTACCGTCCAGGGCCTGACGTTCCGCATCGGACAGGATTTCCGCCTCATCCCCTCCCAGAAGAGCGATACTTTCCCGCAAGATATGCGCCCAGCTGCAACGATTGACAAAATGCATATCGTCCACACCCAGCGTGCCACCCCGATTGATAAACCCCAGCGCGCTCACCGCCCGCCCCCGCCACAAGGGCTGCAACGTGCCCAGCATCACCTCGGGACGGGTATGACTGACAATCAGCAAATTTTGCACCGCCTTAGGAAGCAGCCGATCCTGTACGCTTCCGGGGGCAACAAGCGCCGCCTCCCCAGGGTTGCGGGGCCGGCGAAAGCGTCCCGGTTCGATCAGATAGGATACGGTATGCGGGATTTTTTTG from the Luteithermobacter gelatinilyticus genome contains:
- a CDS encoding MBL fold metallo-hydrolase RNA specificity domain-containing protein; the encoded protein is MKLTFLGATGTVTGSKFLLQAEGRKILIDCGLFQGHKQLRLRNWNVLPVNPRDIDALVLTHAHLDHSGYIPKLARAGFKGPIYCSESTFELCKILLPDSGRIQEEDAERANRYGYTRHKPALPLYTAKEARDALQHFRPVDFGQFHALSEELGFTLHRAGHILGASFVRITQENGPSVLFSGDIGRPNDPVMKEPAKIQNADYLIVESTYGDRRHGATDPVDDLEHIIQETIIRGGTVVIPSFAVGRAQMILYYLYELKRQGRIPANLPIFLDSPMAINVSSLLCRHLNDHRLPQKLCMEVCGVADYTRTVEQSKAIYTRTNSMPKVIVSASGMATGGRVLHHLKHYLGDARNTILLAGFQAGGTRGDRLVRGEKEIKIHGEMWPVQAQIVQLDNMSAHADYEEILAWMENFTAPPRKVFVVHGEEGAAQSMKEKIEDRFDWDCAVPEYKQTVEL